ctctgttttattttcttcatcattcgctacaatttctttttccttcatcgtatcttctttctcctttacgttatcttctttaactttttctgttttatcttcctccttctcttttgtatcattatcatattcttcaatattcttattttcctcaTCTCttatctcatttattttcttcttatctttatcCTCTGTCTCTTCGTtaacttcttccttttttttttttaattgttcgaTGTCTTTAACCGTATCATTATTAGAGCCATCATTTTGATTCTGATCATCGTCAATATTCTTTGAAGTATTGTTATTTTCTGTAGGAGTAAGCACCGACTCAATTTGTTCCGTACTTTCAGATATTTCATCTTTGCCCTCGATAACTTTAATAGAATCTTTACAAATAGGCTCTGTAACTGTTTCTATCGCTTCAGAttcttttgtatctttttcatCTGTGGTACTACGCCTTCGTaacgaatctttcttttcgttcttaaCAAAAGAGCATTTTGTGTCCTTATTTGacttttttatcgtatcttGTGTTACGTTATTTTGATTTGTTACATCCATAGTTTCCGATTCTTCGTCATCATTAACACTAAGAgtaatttcttcgttttgttGTTCATTTATATCATCATTGAATTTCTCTGTACGCGATTTATCAACTTCCTCCTCATCTCTGCATTTATCCTGAATCTTTAACTTATGCAATTTTAATTCCAATATTTTAGAGTGAGTTAATTCGTGTGTAACTAGTTTAAGTTTATTCTCGAATGTTATACCGCATTCACgacaaatacattttttcgttttatttaaattcgtttCATCCGGATCTGTGTTATCGGATGATGTTTCTCCTTCCGAAATCTTTAATATCTTAACAAAACTTCTACGTAATCTTTTTGATGTAAAATTCTTTATCTCTGATAACGAGGTGTTTTCATTGATAGATGTTGAACTTGAActcgattttgttttctttctctttccagttatattattacttgCATGCGATTTAGACTTAATAATTGATTGTTCGTTtgaattcttttcctttgtactATCTTCGGTAAATGATGAATCATCGCTTGTATTGTCTTCCCTCAATCGTTTCAAACGTCCTGAAGTtatatcttgtttctttctctgagAATTATCAGTATCGACGTCCGACAaagaatatacttttttatcttcttgttGAAGCCCTTTTGCTCTAGTAATTCGTAAtgttttattcgaagaaatatcAGTATCGGAGTAGTGATTGCGCGTTGTAGATTTTTTCTTCACAGGTTTTGCGTCTTGCAATTTTGACTTTGACTTTGACTTAGTTTCTTTATCATGTTTGATCCTTTTAATACTTTTAGTTTCACTATCACTGCTGTCACTTTTCGCATTTACTTTCGAACGTTTTTTACCTATTTTTGGTTTATTATCAGATCCATTGGAAAGCTTTCCTCGAGATTGCAAAGGTTCCGTATCCATTTTATCCTCTACGTCGACTTCACTTTCACTatctgttataatatataaattattaccgTAGCTATCCTTTTCAACTTTATAAGTCTTATGTTGTTTAAATGTTACATCAGTCAAAACATCTTTTAAGAATACTGCACATAATTTTGTATCTGTCCGAATTGGTTTTTTAAGTCTTGTTATACATTTACTAGGATCCATGCTTGTCCAACATGTTTTACATACTGTTAATCTAGTCTTATAAAATCTATACATATCTTCACCATCTTTCACAGAAGTTTTACATGCATCACAAAAGCGAGACTTTAGTCGAGGAGATcctacatttttattcattgtaaCTTCGGAATTCTCTTCCCTCACGCTAGAATCGGAATCAGGATtacttaaaatatatgatcttGTTTTCATTGATGCGGTGATGGTggtttttcgttttattacaaTTGTATTAACCTACAAcgaatatattcaaaaaagttatataaaaactaaaagataagaaaactaaaaagtaatacaaaaatatatattaccttAGGTAACGTTGAATagtctttatttttatcaaacctatctctttctttagaaaattctaaatataGAGATTTTAAGTCAAACAATATATCCAAGCTGTATCTACATGATAGacacattaatataatttctttgttgTATTCAACaagctataaaatataaaaagttttaataatatcaaaagtttataatttgattttatattgataGATCGAATAAATTCATACATCGTCTTGGAAAAGCTGCTGAACTTTAGATATTAGATCTTCATTAAAATTGTTCAAAGGATGGAGACAATGATTCAAATATCCTCTCTTCTTTGTTTCCAAACAAAAAGTACAGCActttctttcataaattttagATCCTATAGTTTTACGAGCTTCTTTATACTTCTTCAAAAAATCATTACATTGTCTTAACTCAAATGCACATTTATAACAAACCCTGTTTGTTTTGTTGATGTTCTTCTCGACCTATATCAAAGACAATAAATCTtgtcaaagaaatataatattgtaataaatagttttatacattacatatacattgtttagaatatatataaatataacagaagattaacaattaaattgtaaaattgcTCAAGCATTATACCAACTACATAAtccaatgaaaataatctaaTGAATGTTCAGGTGcattgtattaatttataaaatagatacTTCTATTGTAAAACGCTAAAACGTTGAAACGTGAGATGGAATGTGTTCATTTGCGCACGCCCCAACCTAAGTATTTCTAGAATTTGTTTTGATGAAACATAAGTATTACTTTTCGTATTTTGTATggaaaaacacaaaaaatgaATGTACCTTTAAAGACAAAAACTTTTCAACATCGCCACGTAAAGATTTATAGTTAGTAGGCGTAATATCAAGAAAGACGCCTTCATCGGTGAGACACAAAAAACAATATTCTGACATGGTCACATATGTTTTACACAAATTAgtgtagaataaaaaagaaaataatatgattgcatgaaagcaaatatttatattaatatcatgtgtacatacacatacgcgacaacatttataaaatcttcGTTCACACAACTCTGATTTGGCGGTAACGACGAGCACCGCTATGCTAAAATGGCCGacatattattcgatatatcgaatctAATCATCGCAATATCACTTTAACAatcgatttctatttttcgcAAAGCGCAACTTTATTATTAGATCac
Above is a window of Vespula vulgaris chromosome 4, iyVesVulg1.1, whole genome shotgun sequence DNA encoding:
- the LOC127063011 gene encoding putative uncharacterized protein DDB_G0282133 isoform X1 codes for the protein MSEYCFLCLTDEGVFLDITPTNYKSLRGDVEKFLSLKVEKNINKTNRVCYKCAFELRQCNDFLKKYKEARKTIGSKIYERKCCTFCLETKKRGYLNHCLHPLNNFNEDLISKVQQLFQDDLVEYNKEIILMCLSCRYSLDILFDLKSLYLEFSKERDRFDKNKDYSTLPKVNTIVIKRKTTITASMKTRSYILSNPDSDSSVREENSEVTMNKNVGSPRLKSRFCDACKTSVKDGEDMYRFYKTRLTVCKTCWTSMDPSKCITRLKKPIRTDTKLCAVFLKDVLTDVTFKQHKTYKVEKDSYGNNLYIITDSESEVDVEDKMDTEPLQSRGKLSNGSDNKPKIGKKRSKVNAKSDSSDSETKSIKRIKHDKETKSKSKSKLQDAKPVKKKSTTRNHYSDTDISSNKTLRITRAKGLQQEDKKVYSLSDVDTDNSQRKKQDITSGRLKRLREDNTSDDSSFTEDSTKEKNSNEQSIIKSKSHASNNITGKRKKTKSSSSSTSINENTSLSEIKNFTSKRLRRSFVKILKISEGETSSDNTDPDETNLNKTKKCICRECGITFENKLKLVTHELTHSKILELKLHKLKIQDKCRDEEEVDKSRTEKFNDDINEQQNEEITLSVNDDEESETMDVTNQNNVTQDTIKKSNKDTKCSFVKNEKKDSLRRRSTTDEKDTKESEAIETVTEPICKDSIKVIEGKDEISESTEQIESVLTPTENNNTSKNIDDDQNQNDGSNNDTVKDIEQLKKKKEEVNEETEDKDKKKINEIRDEENKNIEEYDNDTKEKEEDKTEKVKEDNVKEKEDTMKEKEIVANDEENKTEENEKGNDKANETEINTNKMEIDINEMEINTNEKKKEETNEMENNTNETENNTNEMENNISEIKDITKKTKEDETNDKDGATNRKEYETNMEEKANEIEEKEHKTKKIEISKAEKEEQNSYINDDSRNLNSKNSVLNVNINLIDNSIGNLNEKDETSTDNKDEKTIDNKDEKSTDNKHEKSTDNKDEKSIDNKDERSTDNKDEKNETNKIMDNGSLENCNESNIFTSDTKSIKDNSNSEEIDKQVDISNTTHSSEEKEYTNDAQKLLSDLTTLSEPATSKEVSAINKNNKESVNTVVEMVEHVFDLVTNDQQNHLSTIEHNIRCSQLEPETLEDISREIQKSADMPSLDPINSTEMDHNDVSIN
- the LOC127063011 gene encoding putative uncharacterized protein DDB_G0282133 isoform X3; translated protein: MCLSCRYSLDILFDLKSLYLEFSKERDRFDKNKDYSTLPKVNTIVIKRKTTITASMKTRSYILSNPDSDSSVREENSEVTMNKNVGSPRLKSRFCDACKTSVKDGEDMYRFYKTRLTVCKTCWTSMDPSKCITRLKKPIRTDTKLCAVFLKDVLTDVTFKQHKTYKVEKDSYGNNLYIITDSESEVDVEDKMDTEPLQSRGKLSNGSDNKPKIGKKRSKVNAKSDSSDSETKSIKRIKHDKETKSKSKSKLQDAKPVKKKSTTRNHYSDTDISSNKTLRITRAKGLQQEDKKVYSLSDVDTDNSQRKKQDITSGRLKRLREDNTSDDSSFTEDSTKEKNSNEQSIIKSKSHASNNITGKRKKTKSSSSSTSINENTSLSEIKNFTSKRLRRSFVKILKISEGETSSDNTDPDETNLNKTKKCICRECGITFENKLKLVTHELTHSKILELKLHKLKIQDKCRDEEEVDKSRTEKFNDDINEQQNEEITLSVNDDEESETMDVTNQNNVTQDTIKKSNKDTKCSFVKNEKKDSLRRRSTTDEKDTKESEAIETVTEPICKDSIKVIEGKDEISESTEQIESVLTPTENNNTSKNIDDDQNQNDGSNNDTVKDIEQLKKKKEEVNEETEDKDKKKINEIRDEENKNIEEYDNDTKEKEEDKTEKVKEDNVKEKEDTMKEKEIVANDEENKTEENEKGNDKANETEINTNKMEIDINEMEINTNEKKKEETNEMENNTNETENNTNEMENNISEIKDITKKTKEDETNDKDGATNRKEYETNMEEKANEIEEKEHKTKKIEISKAEKEEQNSYINDDSRNLNSKNSVLNVNINLIDNSIGNLNEKDETSTDNKDEKTIDNKDEKSTDNKHEKSTDNKDEKSIDNKDERSTDNKDEKNETNKIMDNGSLENCNESNIFTSDTKSIKDNSNSEEIDKQVDISNTTHSSEEKEYTNDAQKLLSDLTTLSEPATSKEVSAINKNNKESVNTVVEMVEHVFDLVTNDQQNHLSTIEHNIRCSQLEPETLEDISREIQKSADMPSLDPINSTEMDHNDVSIN
- the LOC127063011 gene encoding GATA zinc finger domain-containing protein 14-like isoform X2, whose translation is MSEYCFLCLTDEGVFLDITPTNYKSLRGDVEKFLSLKVEKNINKTNRVCYKCAFELRQCNDFLKKYKEARKTIGSKIYERKCCTFCLETKKRGYLNHCLHPLNNFNEDLISKVQQLFQDDLVEYNKEIILMCLSCRYSLDILFDLKSLYLEFSKERDRFDKNKDYSTLPKVNTIVIKRKTTITASMKTRSYILSNPDSDSSVREENSEVTMNKNVGSPRLKSRFCDACKTSVKDGEDMYRFYKTRLTVCKTCWTSMDPSKCITRLKKPIRTDTKLCAVFLKDVLTDVTFKQHKTYKVEKDSYGNNLYIITDSESEVDVEDKMDTEPLQSRGKLSNGSDNKPKIGKKRSKVNAKSDSSDSETKSIKRIKHDKETKSKSKSKLQDAKPVKKKSTTRNHYSDTDISSNKTLRITRAKGLQQEDKKVYSLSDVDTDNSQRKKQDITSGRLKRLREDNTSDDSSFTEDSTKEKNSNEQSIIKSKSHASNNITGKRKKTKSSSSSTSINENTSLSEIKNFTSKRLRRSFVKILKISEGETSSDNTDPDETNLNKTKKCICRECGITFENKLKLVTHELTHSKILELKLHKLKIQDKCRDEEEVDKSRTEKFNDDINEQQNEEITLSVNDDEESETMDVTNQNNVTQDTIKKSNKDTKCSFVKNEKKDSLRRRSTTDEKDTKESEAIETVTEPICKDSIKVIEGKDEISESTEQIESVLTPTENNNTSKNIDDDQNQNDGSNNDTVKDIEQLKKKKEEVNEETEDKDKKKINEIRDEENKNIEEYDNDTKEKEEDKTEKVKEDNVKEKEDTMKEKEIVANDEENKTEENEKGNDKANETEINTNKMEIDINEMEINTNEKKKEETNEMENNTNETENNTNEMENNISEIKDITKKTKEDETNDKDGATNRKEYETNMEEKANEIEEKEHKTKKIEISKAEKEEQNSYINDDSRNLNSKNSVLNVNINLIDNSIGNLNEKDETSTDNKDEKTIDNKDEKSTDNKHEKSTDNKDEKSIDNKDERSTDNKDEKNETNKIMDNGSLENCNESNIFTSDTKSIKDNSNSEEIDKQVDISNTTHSSEEKEYTNDAQKLLSDLTTLSEPATSKESQMINKII